The Bos indicus isolate NIAB-ARS_2022 breed Sahiwal x Tharparkar chromosome X, NIAB-ARS_B.indTharparkar_mat_pri_1.0, whole genome shotgun sequence genome has a window encoding:
- the ARMCX2 gene encoding armadillo repeat-containing X-linked protein 2: MSRVRDAGCVAAGIVIGASAWYCVYKYARGRNHMMKKRLAKPKTRAVAETGARARAGLRAGFTIDLGPGFSPPTPVRTGAEERAQDESSALDTAGVEAVVPAASSAETQSGAGNKGQETEGAWVGLKAESVATVAFAVAPPLWEAKAPSAAKAPAMVGAPKLAEAPGAAEAPRAPVVPHVVPVPTEASQPTEPVEASIQAMPTGAAATVGVAAPSGTAEAPGPSGSSRTAAATKKATPGAHTGAIPKAGSATGAVPKGGAKGVTRSRTGGKGKGKKNKVEVDELGLGFRPGDGAAAAAAASANGGQAFLAEVPDSEEGESGWTDTESESDSEPETQQKGKGRRPVPMQKRPFPYEIDEILGVRDLRKVLALLQKSDDPFIQQVALLTLSNNANYSCNQDTIRKLGGLPIIANMINKTDPHIKEKALMAMNNLSENYENQGRLQVYMNKVMDDIMASNLNSAVQVVGLKFLTNMTITNDYQHLLVNSIANFFRLLSQGGGKIKVEILKILSNFAENPDMLKKLLSTQVPSSFSSLYNSYVESEILINALTLFEIIYDNLRAEVFNYREFNKGSLFYLCTASGVCVKKIRALADHHDLLVKVKVIKLVDKF; the protein is encoded by the coding sequence ATGAGCCGTGTTCGGGATGCTGGCTGCGTAGCTGCTGGGATAGTCATCGGGGCCAGTGCCTGGTACTGTGTCTACAAATATGCCAGGGGAAGAAACCATATGATGAAGAAGAGACTGGCTAAACCCAAGACCAGGGCTGTGGCCGAGACTGGAGCCAGGGCTAGAGCTGGACTAAGGGCTGGATTCACAATTGACCTTGGGCCAGGATTCAGTCCTCCAACCCCAGTCCGCACTGGGGCAGAGGAAAGGGCTCAGGATGAATCCTCTGCTCTGGACACTGCTGGAGTTGAAGCAGTGGTCCCGGCTGCATCCAGTGCCGAGACCCAGAGTGGGGCAGGAAATAAGGGCCAGGAGACGGAAGGGGCTTGGGTGGGGCTTAAAGCTGAATCAGTAGCCACAGTGGCTTTTGCAGTGGCACCACCTCTCTGGGAGGCAAAGGCTCCCTCAGCTGCGAAGGCTCCTGCAATGGTTGGGGCTCCTAAATTAGCAGAAGCCCCTGGTGCAGCGGAGGCTCCCAGGGCACCAGTGGTGCCTCATGTGGTGCCAGTTCCTACTGAGGCATCACAACCTACAGAGCCAGTGGAGGCTTCCATACAAGCAATGCCTACTGGGGCAGCAGCGACTGTAGGGGTAGCAGCGCCTTCTGGGACTGCAGAGGCTCCTGGGCCTTCAGGGTCCTCTAGAACAGCGGCAGCCACTAAGAAAGCAACCCCCGGGGCTCATACCGGGGCTATACCTAAGGCCGGGTCAGCTACTGGAGCTGTACCCAAAGGTGGAGCTAAGGGTGTAACCAGGTCCCGGACTGGAGGCAAGggcaaaggcaaaaaaaataagGTTGAAGTAGATGAACTGGGGCTGGGCTTCCGGCCTGGAGATGGGGctgcagcagccgcagcagcgtCTGCTAATGGGGGCCAGGCTTTCCTGGCAGAGGTTCCTGATTCTGAGGAAGGAGAGTCTGGATGGACAGACACAGAATCGGAATCAGACTCTGAGCCTGAGACCCagcagaaagggaaagggaggagacCTGTTCCCATGCAGAAGCGCCCCTTTCCTTACGAAATTGATGAGATTCTGGGTGTCCGAGATCTCAGGAAAGTCCTTGCTTTGCTTCAGAAGTCGGATGATCCTTTCATCCAACAGGTAGCTTTGCTCACTCTGAGCAATAATGCCAATTATTCATGCAACCAAGACACAATTCGCAAGTTGGGAGGCCTCCCAATTATTGCCAACATGATCAACAAAACCGACCCTCACATTAAGGAAAAAGCCTTAATGGCCATGAATAACCTGAGTGAGAATTATGAAAATCAGGGCCGGCTTCAGGTATACATGAATAAAGTGATGGATGACATCATGGCCTCTAACCTGAACTCAGCAGTACAGGTAgttggattaaaatttttaacaaacaTGACTATTACTAATGACTACCAGCACCTGCTTGTCAATTCTATTGCAAACTTTTTCCGTTTGTTATCTCAGGGAGGTGGAAAAATCAAGGTTGAGATTTTGAAAATACTTTCGAATTTTGCTGAAAATCCAGATATGTTAAAAAAACTACTCAGTACCCAAGTGCCATCATCATTTAGTTCCCTCTACAATTCTTATGTGGAATCAGAAATTCTTATTAATGCCCTGACTCTATTTGAGATCATCTATGACAATCTCAGGGCAGAAGTATTCAACTACAGAGAATTCAATAAAGGCTCCCTTTTTTACTTATGTACTGCATCTGGAGTGTGCGTTAAGAAAATTCGAGCCTTAGCAGATCACCATgacctcttggtgaaagtgaaagttataaAACTAGTGGACAAATTCTGA